The Phoenix dactylifera cultivar Barhee BC4 chromosome 9, palm_55x_up_171113_PBpolish2nd_filt_p, whole genome shotgun sequence genome window below encodes:
- the LOC103709566 gene encoding probable phospholipid-transporting ATPase 4 isoform X1, which yields MARTGRLRERLRWSKLYSFSCVRPSGPLDNEASYSLQGCSRIVYCNQPRVHRKKPLKYPTNYISTTRYNVITFLPKAIFEQFRRVANLYFLLAAILSLTPVTPFSAVSMIAPLAFVVGLSMAKEALEDWRRFMQDMEVNSRKVSIHKGDGRFGYKHWQKIRVGDVVKVEKDQFFPADLLLLSSSYEDGICYVETMNLDGETNLKVKRCLEVTLPLDDDEAFKDFGAVIRCEDPNPNLYTFVGNFEYERQVYPLDPTQILLRDSKLRNTSYVYGVVIFTGHDSKVMQNATKSPSKRSKIEKKMDKIIYILFTLLVLISLISSIGFAVKTKFGMPKWWYLQPQNTTNLYDPSKATLAGIFHLVTALILYGYLIPISLYVSIEVVKVLQAMFINQDLHMYDEETGIPAQARTSNLNEELGQVDTILSDKTGTLTCNQMDFLKCSIAGVSYGVGSSEVEMAAAKQMASEASNAPEQLSSSQDFWEDSGGGFGSSEIELESGINCTVEKPQKPRIKGFSFADDRLMHGNWTKEPNAGTILLFFRILALCHTAIPELNEETGGFTYEAESPDEGAFLVTAREFGFEFCKRTQSSVFVRERYSSSENPVEREFKILNLLEFNSKRKRMSVIVRDESGQINLLCKGADRQYLFHEPSSVIFERLSKNGRMYENDTSKHLNEYGEAGLRTLALAYRVLEESEYSAWNTEFIKAKTTIGPDREAQLERVSDMIERDLFLVGATAVEDKLQKGVPQCIDKLAQAGLKIWVLTGDKMETAINIGFACSLLRQGMKQICISTMNSDLVTRDAKKAAKENILMQITNATQMVKLERDPHAAFALIIDGKTLSHALEDDMKNQFLSLAVGCASVICCRVSPKQKALVTRLVKEGTGKTTLAIGDGANDVGMIQEADIGVGISGVEGMQAVMASDFSIAQFRFLERLLVVHGHWCYKRIAQMICYFFYKNIAFGLTLFYFEAYTGFSGQSVYDDWYMLLFNVILTSLPVISLGVFEQDVSSEVCLQFPALYQQGPKNLFFDWYRIFGWMGNGLYSSLIIFFLNINIFYDQAFRAGGQTADMAAVGTTMFTCIIWAVNMQIALTMSHFTWIQHLFVWGSIATWYVFLVAYGMSSPLISGNAYQILLEALGPAPLYWVVTLLVTASCNIPYLAHISFQRALNPLDHHVIQEIKYYKKDLEDQRMWKRERSKARQETKIGFTARVDAKIRHLKGKLQKKSSTFSIQMAS from the exons ATTGGACAATGAGGCTTCCTATTCTCTCCAAGGTTGCTCTCGTATTGTCTACTGCAACCAACCCCGAGTCCACCGCAAGAAACCTCTCAAGTACCCTACCAACTACATCTCGACCACCAGGTACAACGTCATCACCTTCCTTCCAAAAGCCATCTTTGAGCAGTTCCGGCGAGTCGCCAACCTGTACTTCCTCCTTGCTGCCATCCTCTCCCTCACCCCTGTCACCCCCTTCTCCGCTGTGAGCATGATTGCCCCTCTGGCTTTTGTTGTCGGGCTCAGTATGGCAAAAGAGGCATTGGAAGACTGGCGAAGGTTCATGCAGGACATGGAAGTTAATAGCCGGAAGGTCAGTATCCACAAGGGGGACGGGCGGTTTGGTTACAAGCACTGGCAGAAGATTCGGGTTGGAGATGTTGTCAAAGTTGAGAAGGACCAGTTCTTCCCTGCTGACTTGCTTTTGTTGTCATCTAGCTACGAAGATGGGATATGCTATGTTGAGACTATGAATTTGGACGGGGAGACAAATTTAAAGGTCAAGAGATGTTTGGAGGTAACTCTGCCcttggatgatgatgaggctttcAAGGATTTTGGGGCCGTCATACGGTGCGAAGATCCAAATCCTAATCTCTACACTTTTGTGGGTAATTTTGAATACGAGCGGCAGGTCTACCCTCTTGATCCAACTCAGATTCTTCTTAGAGATTCAAAGCTTAGGAACACTAGCTATGTCTACGGAGTTGTCATTTTCACTGGTCATGACAGCAAAGTTATGCAGAACGCAACAAAATCACCATCTAAAAGAagcaaaattgaaaagaaaatggataagaTCATTTACATACTCTTTACACTTCTTGTACTGATTTCGCTGATCAGCTCAATCGGGTTTGCAGTGAAGACCAAGTTTGGGATGCCAAAATGGTGGTACTTGCAACCGCAGAATACCACGAACTTGTATGACCCATCAAAGGCTACATTAGCTGGAATCTTCCATCTTGTTACGGCCCTTATTTTATATGGATATTTAATACCCATTTCGCTCTATGTATCAATTGAAGTTGTCAAGGTCTTGCAAGCCATGTTCATTAACCAAGACCTTCACATGTATGATGAGGAGACAGGAATTCCAGCACAAGCACGGACCTCAAATTTAAATGAGGAGCTTGGGCAAGTTGATACAATTTTATCAGATAAAACTGGCACTTTGACCTGCAATCAGATGGATTTCTTAAAGTGTTCCATTGCAGGAGTTTCATATGGTGTGGGTTCTAGTGAAGTGGAAATGGCTGCAGCAAAGCAGATGGCCTCAGAAGCTTCCAATGCTCCAGAGCAGCTTAGCAGCAGTCAGGATTTCTGGGAGGATAGTGGAGGTGGTTTTGGATCTTCAGAAATTGAATTGGAAAGTGGGATAAATTGTACAGTTGAAAAGCCACAAAAGCCTAGAATTAAGGGTTTCAGTTTTGCAGATGATCGTCTCATGCATGGTAATTGGACAAAAGAGCCCAATGCAGGTACCATTCTTCTGTTCTTCAGGATACTCGCGCTCTGTCACACGGCAATTCCTGAGCTAAATGAGGAAACTGGTGGTTTTACCTATGAAGCGGAATCGCCAGATGAAGGGGCATTTCTTGTCACAGCCAGGGAATTTGGATTTGAGTTCTGTAAGAGGACTCAATCAAGTGTATTTGTCCGGGAGAGATATTCCTCTTCTGAGAACCCTGTGGAAAG GGAGTTCAAGATTCTCAATCTATTGGAATTCAACAGCAAAAGGAAGAGAATGTCAGTAATTGTACGGGACGAGAGTGGGCAGATTAATCTTCTGTGTAAAGGTGCAGACAG ACAGTATTTGTTTCATGAACCAAGCAGCGTCATTTTTGAAAGACTGTCAAAAAATGGaagaatgtatgaaaatgataCTAGCAAGCATCTAAATGAGTATGGAGAAGCAGGTTTGCGGACATTGGCGCTAGCATACAGGGTGCTTGAGGAATCCGAGTATTCTGCTTGGAACACTGAGTTTATTAAAGCAAAAACTACTATAGGGCCTGATAGAGAAGCCCAACTGGAGCGAGTTTCTGATATGATTGAAAGAGATTTATTTCTTGTTGGTGCTACTGCTGTGGAGGACAAATTACAGAAAGGA GTCCCACAGTGCATAGATAAATTGGCACAAGCTGGTCTTAAGATCTGGGTTCTGACAGGTGATAAGATGGAAACTGCCATCAACATAGG ATTTGCTTGCAGTTTACTTAGGCAAGGCATGAAACAGATCTGTATATCCACAATGAACAGCGATTTGGTAACTCGGGATGCTAAAAAG GCTGcaaaagagaatattttgatgCAAATCACTAATGCCACCCAAATGGTCAAGCTCGAAAGGGATCCTCATGCAGCATTTGCTTTAATCATTGATGGAAAAACTTTGTCACATGCTTTGGAGGATGATATGAAGAATCAGTTCTTGAGTTTGGCAGTTGGTTGTGCTTCTGTCATATGCTGCCGGGTCTCCCCGAAGCAGAAAGCACTG GTGACTCGGTTGGTGAAAGAAGGTACAGGCAAAACTACTTTGGCAATTGGTGATGGTGCAAACGATGTTGGCATGATTCAAGAGGCTGATATTGGTGTTGGTATCAGTGGGGTGGAAGGAATGCAG GCTGTAATGGCTAGCGATTTTTCCATTGCCCAGTTTCGGTTTCTAGAGCGGCTTCTTGTAGTCCATGGGCATTGGTGTTATAAGAGGATTGCCCAGATG ATCTGTTATTTCTTCTACAAGAATATAGCCTTTGGCCTCACTCTTTTCTACTTCGAGGCATATACCGGCTTCTCCGGGCAATCGGTGTATGATGACTGGTATATGCTACTATTCAATGTCATTCTCACATCATTGCCGGTTATATCCTTGGGAGTATTTGAGCAGGATGTTTCTTCTGAAGTCTGCTTACAG TTCCCAGCATTGTACCAGCAAGGACCGAAGAACCTTTTCTTCGATTGGTATAGGATATTCGGGTGGATGGGCAATGGTCTCTACTCATCCCTCATTATATTCTTCCTGAACATCAACATTTTCTACGATCAGGCATTCCGTGCAGGGGGCCAGACTGCTGACATGGCCGCTGTTGGGACCACCATGTTCACCTGCATCATATGGGCTGTCAACATGCAGATTGCCCTAACAATGAGCCACTTCACGTGGATCCAGCACCTGTTCGTGTGGGGCAGCATTGCCACATGGTACGTCTTCCTGGTTGCCTATGGAATGTCTTCACCATTGATCTCTGGAAATGCCTATCAGATACTCCTGGAAGCCCTTGGACCAGCCCCTTTGTATTGGGTTGTAACACTTCTAGTTACTGCTTCCTGCAATATCCCCTATCTGGCCCACATCTCCTTCCAGAGGGCATTAAATCCTCTGGATCACCATGTGATCCAAGAGATCAAATACTATAAGAAGGATTTGGAGGACCAGCGTATGTGGAAGAGGGAGCGGTCGAAAGCGAGGCAAGAAACTAAGATTGGTTTTACTGCAAGGGTGGATGCCAAGATCAGGCATCTGAAGGGGAAGTTGCAGAAGAAATCATCAACATTCAGCATTCAAATGGCGTCATAA
- the LOC103709566 gene encoding probable phospholipid-transporting ATPase 4 isoform X2, which translates to MARTGRLRERLRWSKLYSFSCVRPSGPLDNEASYSLQGCSRIVYCNQPRVHRKKPLKYPTNYISTTRYNVITFLPKAIFEQFRRVANLYFLLAAILSLTPVTPFSAVSMIAPLAFVVGLSMAKEALEDWRRFMQDMEVNSRKVSIHKGDGRFGYKHWQKIRVGDVVKVEKDQFFPADLLLLSSSYEDGICYVETMNLDGETNLKVKRCLEVTLPLDDDEAFKDFGAVIRCEDPNPNLYTFVGNFEYERQVYPLDPTQILLRDSKLRNTSYVYGVVIFTGHDSKVMQNATKSPSKRSKIEKKMDKIIYILFTLLVLISLISSIGFAVKTKFGMPKWWYLQPQNTTNLYDPSKATLAGIFHLVTALILYGYLIPISLYVSIEVVKVLQAMFINQDLHMYDEETGIPAQARTSNLNEELGQVDTILSDKTGTLTCNQMDFLKCSIAGVSYGVGSSEVEMAAAKQMASEASNAPEQLSSSQDFWEDSGGGFGSSEIELESGINCTVEKPQKPRIKGFSFADDRLMHGNWTKEPNAGTILLFFRILALCHTAIPELNEETGGFTYEAESPDEGAFLVTAREFGFEFCKRTQSSVFVRERYSSSENPVEREFKILNLLEFNSKRKRMSVIVRDESGQINLLCKGADSVIFERLSKNGRMYENDTSKHLNEYGEAGLRTLALAYRVLEESEYSAWNTEFIKAKTTIGPDREAQLERVSDMIERDLFLVGATAVEDKLQKGVPQCIDKLAQAGLKIWVLTGDKMETAINIGFACSLLRQGMKQICISTMNSDLVTRDAKKAAKENILMQITNATQMVKLERDPHAAFALIIDGKTLSHALEDDMKNQFLSLAVGCASVICCRVSPKQKALVTRLVKEGTGKTTLAIGDGANDVGMIQEADIGVGISGVEGMQAVMASDFSIAQFRFLERLLVVHGHWCYKRIAQMICYFFYKNIAFGLTLFYFEAYTGFSGQSVYDDWYMLLFNVILTSLPVISLGVFEQDVSSEVCLQFPALYQQGPKNLFFDWYRIFGWMGNGLYSSLIIFFLNINIFYDQAFRAGGQTADMAAVGTTMFTCIIWAVNMQIALTMSHFTWIQHLFVWGSIATWYVFLVAYGMSSPLISGNAYQILLEALGPAPLYWVVTLLVTASCNIPYLAHISFQRALNPLDHHVIQEIKYYKKDLEDQRMWKRERSKARQETKIGFTARVDAKIRHLKGKLQKKSSTFSIQMAS; encoded by the exons ATTGGACAATGAGGCTTCCTATTCTCTCCAAGGTTGCTCTCGTATTGTCTACTGCAACCAACCCCGAGTCCACCGCAAGAAACCTCTCAAGTACCCTACCAACTACATCTCGACCACCAGGTACAACGTCATCACCTTCCTTCCAAAAGCCATCTTTGAGCAGTTCCGGCGAGTCGCCAACCTGTACTTCCTCCTTGCTGCCATCCTCTCCCTCACCCCTGTCACCCCCTTCTCCGCTGTGAGCATGATTGCCCCTCTGGCTTTTGTTGTCGGGCTCAGTATGGCAAAAGAGGCATTGGAAGACTGGCGAAGGTTCATGCAGGACATGGAAGTTAATAGCCGGAAGGTCAGTATCCACAAGGGGGACGGGCGGTTTGGTTACAAGCACTGGCAGAAGATTCGGGTTGGAGATGTTGTCAAAGTTGAGAAGGACCAGTTCTTCCCTGCTGACTTGCTTTTGTTGTCATCTAGCTACGAAGATGGGATATGCTATGTTGAGACTATGAATTTGGACGGGGAGACAAATTTAAAGGTCAAGAGATGTTTGGAGGTAACTCTGCCcttggatgatgatgaggctttcAAGGATTTTGGGGCCGTCATACGGTGCGAAGATCCAAATCCTAATCTCTACACTTTTGTGGGTAATTTTGAATACGAGCGGCAGGTCTACCCTCTTGATCCAACTCAGATTCTTCTTAGAGATTCAAAGCTTAGGAACACTAGCTATGTCTACGGAGTTGTCATTTTCACTGGTCATGACAGCAAAGTTATGCAGAACGCAACAAAATCACCATCTAAAAGAagcaaaattgaaaagaaaatggataagaTCATTTACATACTCTTTACACTTCTTGTACTGATTTCGCTGATCAGCTCAATCGGGTTTGCAGTGAAGACCAAGTTTGGGATGCCAAAATGGTGGTACTTGCAACCGCAGAATACCACGAACTTGTATGACCCATCAAAGGCTACATTAGCTGGAATCTTCCATCTTGTTACGGCCCTTATTTTATATGGATATTTAATACCCATTTCGCTCTATGTATCAATTGAAGTTGTCAAGGTCTTGCAAGCCATGTTCATTAACCAAGACCTTCACATGTATGATGAGGAGACAGGAATTCCAGCACAAGCACGGACCTCAAATTTAAATGAGGAGCTTGGGCAAGTTGATACAATTTTATCAGATAAAACTGGCACTTTGACCTGCAATCAGATGGATTTCTTAAAGTGTTCCATTGCAGGAGTTTCATATGGTGTGGGTTCTAGTGAAGTGGAAATGGCTGCAGCAAAGCAGATGGCCTCAGAAGCTTCCAATGCTCCAGAGCAGCTTAGCAGCAGTCAGGATTTCTGGGAGGATAGTGGAGGTGGTTTTGGATCTTCAGAAATTGAATTGGAAAGTGGGATAAATTGTACAGTTGAAAAGCCACAAAAGCCTAGAATTAAGGGTTTCAGTTTTGCAGATGATCGTCTCATGCATGGTAATTGGACAAAAGAGCCCAATGCAGGTACCATTCTTCTGTTCTTCAGGATACTCGCGCTCTGTCACACGGCAATTCCTGAGCTAAATGAGGAAACTGGTGGTTTTACCTATGAAGCGGAATCGCCAGATGAAGGGGCATTTCTTGTCACAGCCAGGGAATTTGGATTTGAGTTCTGTAAGAGGACTCAATCAAGTGTATTTGTCCGGGAGAGATATTCCTCTTCTGAGAACCCTGTGGAAAG GGAGTTCAAGATTCTCAATCTATTGGAATTCAACAGCAAAAGGAAGAGAATGTCAGTAATTGTACGGGACGAGAGTGGGCAGATTAATCTTCTGTGTAAAGGTGCAGACAG CGTCATTTTTGAAAGACTGTCAAAAAATGGaagaatgtatgaaaatgataCTAGCAAGCATCTAAATGAGTATGGAGAAGCAGGTTTGCGGACATTGGCGCTAGCATACAGGGTGCTTGAGGAATCCGAGTATTCTGCTTGGAACACTGAGTTTATTAAAGCAAAAACTACTATAGGGCCTGATAGAGAAGCCCAACTGGAGCGAGTTTCTGATATGATTGAAAGAGATTTATTTCTTGTTGGTGCTACTGCTGTGGAGGACAAATTACAGAAAGGA GTCCCACAGTGCATAGATAAATTGGCACAAGCTGGTCTTAAGATCTGGGTTCTGACAGGTGATAAGATGGAAACTGCCATCAACATAGG ATTTGCTTGCAGTTTACTTAGGCAAGGCATGAAACAGATCTGTATATCCACAATGAACAGCGATTTGGTAACTCGGGATGCTAAAAAG GCTGcaaaagagaatattttgatgCAAATCACTAATGCCACCCAAATGGTCAAGCTCGAAAGGGATCCTCATGCAGCATTTGCTTTAATCATTGATGGAAAAACTTTGTCACATGCTTTGGAGGATGATATGAAGAATCAGTTCTTGAGTTTGGCAGTTGGTTGTGCTTCTGTCATATGCTGCCGGGTCTCCCCGAAGCAGAAAGCACTG GTGACTCGGTTGGTGAAAGAAGGTACAGGCAAAACTACTTTGGCAATTGGTGATGGTGCAAACGATGTTGGCATGATTCAAGAGGCTGATATTGGTGTTGGTATCAGTGGGGTGGAAGGAATGCAG GCTGTAATGGCTAGCGATTTTTCCATTGCCCAGTTTCGGTTTCTAGAGCGGCTTCTTGTAGTCCATGGGCATTGGTGTTATAAGAGGATTGCCCAGATG ATCTGTTATTTCTTCTACAAGAATATAGCCTTTGGCCTCACTCTTTTCTACTTCGAGGCATATACCGGCTTCTCCGGGCAATCGGTGTATGATGACTGGTATATGCTACTATTCAATGTCATTCTCACATCATTGCCGGTTATATCCTTGGGAGTATTTGAGCAGGATGTTTCTTCTGAAGTCTGCTTACAG TTCCCAGCATTGTACCAGCAAGGACCGAAGAACCTTTTCTTCGATTGGTATAGGATATTCGGGTGGATGGGCAATGGTCTCTACTCATCCCTCATTATATTCTTCCTGAACATCAACATTTTCTACGATCAGGCATTCCGTGCAGGGGGCCAGACTGCTGACATGGCCGCTGTTGGGACCACCATGTTCACCTGCATCATATGGGCTGTCAACATGCAGATTGCCCTAACAATGAGCCACTTCACGTGGATCCAGCACCTGTTCGTGTGGGGCAGCATTGCCACATGGTACGTCTTCCTGGTTGCCTATGGAATGTCTTCACCATTGATCTCTGGAAATGCCTATCAGATACTCCTGGAAGCCCTTGGACCAGCCCCTTTGTATTGGGTTGTAACACTTCTAGTTACTGCTTCCTGCAATATCCCCTATCTGGCCCACATCTCCTTCCAGAGGGCATTAAATCCTCTGGATCACCATGTGATCCAAGAGATCAAATACTATAAGAAGGATTTGGAGGACCAGCGTATGTGGAAGAGGGAGCGGTCGAAAGCGAGGCAAGAAACTAAGATTGGTTTTACTGCAAGGGTGGATGCCAAGATCAGGCATCTGAAGGGGAAGTTGCAGAAGAAATCATCAACATTCAGCATTCAAATGGCGTCATAA